From a region of the Pseudocalidococcus azoricus BACA0444 genome:
- the bchB gene encoding ferredoxin:protochlorophyllide reductase (ATP-dependent) subunit B has product MKLAYWMYAGPAHIGTLRVASSFKNVHGIMHAPIGDDYFNVMRSMLERERNFTPVTTSVVDRHVLSRGSQEKVVDNITRKDSEEHPDLIVLTPTCTSSILQEDLENFVERASQTTVSDVILADVNHYRVNELQAADRTLEQIIQFYIAKARKNGDLVTAKTPEPSVNILGPTTLGFHNQHDVRELRKLMADLGITINAVIPDGASVNDIKTLPQAWFNLVPYREIGPLAARYLEQEFNQPFVDITPMGVVETARCIRQIQTLLNQQGATVNYEDFIQSQTLHVSQAAWFSRSIDCQNLTGKKAVVFGDNTHAAAITKILSREMGIHVVWAGTYCKYDGDWFREQVQDFCDEVIITDDHGAIGDAIARVEPAAIFGTQMERHVGKRLDTPCGVIAAPIHIQNFPIGYKPFLGYEGSNQIVDLIYNSFTLGMEDHLLEIFGGHDTKEVIHKGISADSDLNWTSDGLAELNKIPGFVRGKVKRNTEKFARERNISHINVEVLYAAKEAVGA; this is encoded by the coding sequence ATGAAGTTGGCGTATTGGATGTATGCAGGCCCAGCCCATATTGGGACATTGCGGGTGGCGAGTTCCTTCAAAAATGTTCACGGAATTATGCACGCCCCCATTGGTGATGATTATTTCAACGTCATGCGCTCGATGCTGGAACGGGAGCGAAACTTTACCCCAGTCACCACCAGCGTTGTGGATCGCCATGTCCTCTCCCGCGGTTCCCAAGAAAAAGTTGTGGATAACATCACCCGTAAAGATAGCGAAGAACACCCCGATTTAATTGTCCTCACCCCCACCTGCACCTCCAGCATCCTCCAGGAAGATTTAGAGAATTTTGTCGAGCGGGCCTCCCAAACTACGGTCTCCGATGTCATTTTGGCTGATGTCAATCACTACCGGGTCAATGAACTCCAGGCCGCGGATCGGACGCTGGAACAAATTATTCAGTTCTATATTGCCAAAGCCCGCAAAAATGGCGATCTCGTTACAGCCAAAACCCCTGAACCCTCCGTGAATATCCTCGGGCCAACTACCCTTGGGTTTCATAATCAGCACGATGTCCGGGAATTACGGAAACTGATGGCCGACTTGGGGATTACCATCAACGCGGTGATCCCGGATGGAGCTTCGGTCAATGACATCAAAACTCTCCCCCAGGCCTGGTTTAACTTGGTTCCTTATCGGGAAATTGGCCCCTTGGCAGCCCGCTATTTAGAACAGGAATTTAATCAGCCCTTTGTGGATATTACGCCGATGGGGGTGGTGGAAACGGCCCGCTGTATTCGCCAAATTCAAACCCTCCTCAACCAGCAGGGAGCCACCGTTAACTACGAAGACTTTATCCAGTCCCAAACTCTCCATGTTTCCCAGGCCGCTTGGTTTTCCCGCTCCATTGACTGTCAGAACTTAACCGGTAAAAAGGCAGTTGTCTTTGGTGATAACACCCACGCCGCGGCGATTACAAAAATCCTCAGTCGGGAAATGGGCATTCACGTGGTCTGGGCCGGAACCTATTGCAAATACGATGGGGATTGGTTCCGGGAACAGGTGCAAGACTTTTGTGATGAAGTGATTATTACCGATGATCATGGGGCGATTGGAGATGCCATTGCCCGGGTTGAACCGGCGGCGATTTTTGGCACCCAGATGGAACGTCATGTTGGTAAACGGTTGGATACCCCCTGTGGTGTGATTGCCGCCCCGATTCACATTCAAAACTTCCCGATTGGCTACAAACCTTTCCTCGGCTACGAAGGCAGTAATCAGATTGTGGATTTAATCTACAACTCCTTTACCTTGGGGATGGAAGATCATCTCTTGGAAATCTTTGGCGGCCACGACACCAAGGAAGTGATTCACAAGGGCATCTCAGCCGATTCGGATCTCAATTGGACTAGCGATGGCCTGGCAGAACTGAATAAAATTCCGGGCTTTGTGCGCGGCAAGGTGAAACGCAACACCGAAAAATTTGCCCGTGAGCGAAATATTAGTCATATCAATGTGGAAGTGCTTTACGCGGCCAAGGAGGCGGTGGGGGCTTAG
- a CDS encoding pantothenate kinase has protein sequence MDDQDQWLALNIGNTHYYWARFQGQKLIKSWKQPYPITASFQQSYLPNSEHLAEFESLPWLWLASVVPQETEKWLNYSHLKLLNLSDVPLANCYPSLGIDRALGAWGAGVKYGWPILLIDGGTALTLTGVDAQRQFQGGVILPGLGLMTQSLATQTAALRNLNFDWQTLPPLWGNDTPSAIQSGIFWTVLGGLDLFIQDWLKTYPTSQIIFTGGDGEFLKSGLLKWQPQYLDLPCHLDPNVIFLGIAAIRQKNRY, from the coding sequence ATGGATGATCAAGATCAATGGTTAGCTCTGAATATTGGGAATACTCATTATTATTGGGCCAGATTTCAAGGACAAAAGCTGATTAAAAGCTGGAAACAGCCCTATCCTATTACTGCTAGTTTTCAACAGTCCTACTTGCCAAATAGTGAACATCTTGCAGAATTTGAGTCATTGCCTTGGTTATGGTTAGCCAGTGTTGTGCCCCAAGAAACAGAAAAATGGTTAAATTATTCCCACTTAAAGTTGTTAAATCTCTCTGACGTTCCCCTTGCAAACTGTTATCCCAGCTTGGGAATTGATCGAGCCTTGGGGGCCTGGGGTGCGGGAGTCAAGTATGGCTGGCCGATTTTACTCATTGATGGCGGCACGGCTTTAACCCTGACGGGAGTAGATGCCCAGCGACAATTTCAGGGGGGAGTTATCTTACCAGGCCTGGGCTTAATGACCCAATCCTTAGCAACCCAAACAGCGGCCTTAAGGAATTTGAATTTTGATTGGCAAACCCTTCCTCCCTTGTGGGGAAATGATACTCCCAGTGCGATCCAATCTGGAATTTTCTGGACTGTTTTAGGAGGTTTAGATTTGTTTATTCAAGATTGGCTAAAAACATATCCAACCAGTCAGATTATCTTCACAGGGGGGGATGGAGAATTCTTAAAATCCGGGTTATTGAAATGGCAACCCCAGTATCTTGATTTACCCTGTCACCTGGATCCCAATGTGATTTTTTTAGGCATAGCGGCAATTCGCCAGAAAAATAGATATTAA
- the cysS gene encoding cysteine--tRNA ligase gives MALQLYNTLTRQLQPFHSLQPGRVTIYACGVTVYDYCHLGHARSYLAWDILRRYLEFLGYGVTYVQNFTDIDDKIIKRAQQEQTTVTEIVQRYIQAYHTDMARLNIRPADHYPQATAVMPKIIELIQELVAQGYAYPVQGDVYYAVEKFPSYGQLSGRHLEQMSAGASGRVDEMEQKKHHPLDFALWKAAKPEEMTVYDPWDSPWGLGRPGWHIECSAMVHQAFGGTIDIHAGGMDLIFPHHENEIAQSEAATQARLANYWLHNGFVTINTEKMSKSLGNFTTIRSLLDSGIDPMAVRLLMLQAQYRKPLDFTPLALKAATHGWQTLKEGLEFGWIHADLLADLDPLPIDPQHQAAFQASMDDDLNTPAALAILFDLAKNLQGQHNQIRHTGSSDQPLTHLWQQWHSLVKLAAILGLEVTPNSAEPEPEPIITDAEIETLIHQRQQAKQGRNFAESDRIRDYLATLGIKLIDQKGGETRWLRS, from the coding sequence ATGGCATTGCAGCTATATAACACGCTCACGCGGCAACTTCAGCCCTTCCACTCCCTCCAACCCGGCCGGGTAACGATCTATGCCTGTGGAGTGACTGTTTATGATTACTGCCATTTGGGTCATGCCCGCTCCTACCTGGCCTGGGATATTCTCCGGCGATATTTAGAGTTCTTAGGCTATGGCGTTACCTATGTGCAAAACTTTACCGATATTGATGACAAAATTATCAAACGGGCCCAACAAGAACAAACAACGGTGACTGAAATTGTCCAGCGATATATCCAGGCCTACCACACCGACATGGCCCGCCTCAATATTCGCCCCGCCGATCACTATCCCCAGGCCACTGCGGTCATGCCGAAAATTATTGAGTTAATTCAGGAGCTTGTGGCCCAAGGTTATGCCTATCCAGTCCAGGGGGATGTCTATTATGCAGTCGAGAAATTTCCCAGCTATGGCCAACTCTCCGGGCGGCATCTAGAACAAATGAGTGCGGGGGCCAGTGGGCGGGTTGATGAGATGGAGCAAAAAAAACACCACCCCTTAGATTTTGCCCTGTGGAAAGCCGCCAAACCCGAAGAAATGACGGTCTATGACCCTTGGGATTCTCCTTGGGGACTGGGGCGGCCAGGGTGGCACATTGAATGTTCGGCGATGGTGCATCAGGCCTTTGGTGGCACGATTGATATTCATGCCGGCGGGATGGACTTGATTTTCCCCCACCACGAAAATGAAATTGCCCAATCGGAAGCAGCGACTCAGGCCCGGTTGGCTAATTACTGGCTCCATAACGGCTTTGTGACGATCAACACCGAGAAAATGTCTAAATCTCTGGGGAACTTCACTACGATCCGCTCTCTGCTGGACTCTGGCATTGATCCGATGGCTGTGCGGTTGTTAATGCTCCAGGCTCAGTATCGCAAACCCCTAGATTTCACCCCCCTGGCCCTAAAAGCGGCTACCCACGGCTGGCAAACCTTAAAAGAGGGCCTGGAATTTGGCTGGATCCATGCGGATTTATTGGCCGATTTAGACCCGTTACCCATTGACCCTCAGCACCAAGCCGCATTCCAGGCCAGTATGGATGATGACCTGAACACTCCGGCGGCCCTGGCCATCTTGTTTGATTTAGCTAAAAATCTCCAAGGCCAACATAACCAAATTCGCCACACCGGCTCCAGCGATCAACCCCTTACCCACCTTTGGCAACAATGGCACAGCCTAGTGAAATTAGCGGCAATCCTGGGCCTGGAGGTAACCCCCAACAGTGCCGAACCTGAACCAGAGCCAATAATCACTGATGCCGAAATTGAAACCCTGATTCATCAACGCCAACAAGCCAAACAAGGTCGGAATTTTGCTGAGTCGGATCGGATTCGGGACTACTTGGCCACCTTAGGAATTAAATTAATTGATCAAAAAGGCGGGGAAACCCGTTGGCTCCGTTCATAG
- a CDS encoding DUF4033 domain-containing protein yields MKKLAQPAAIYTDNVFDRLALGLINRKIAQALGLTPPPPTYANFVWLSQQVMQGRTAQEQQALIAKVLASVIPRWVLGGIRTIFSPAPLVCELNAWFATRLFQWLVGPCEWQATLVAGPDQAFRWQRSRVQIKKCRYLEESGCVGMCVNLCKLPTQKFFTEQFGIPLTMSPDFEDLSCAMVFGQMPLPFNEEEAAQQPCLHSDPKQAPLPCPKL; encoded by the coding sequence TTGAAAAAGCTTGCTCAACCGGCTGCCATTTATACCGATAATGTCTTTGATCGGCTGGCCCTTGGTTTAATCAACCGTAAAATTGCCCAGGCCTTGGGTCTTACTCCACCTCCCCCGACCTATGCTAACTTTGTCTGGTTATCCCAACAGGTGATGCAGGGACGGACGGCCCAGGAACAACAAGCTCTGATTGCCAAAGTTCTTGCCTCTGTCATTCCCCGTTGGGTACTTGGGGGGATTCGGACAATATTCTCGCCAGCCCCACTCGTCTGTGAACTCAATGCCTGGTTTGCGACCCGTCTCTTTCAATGGCTGGTTGGCCCCTGTGAATGGCAAGCGACCCTTGTGGCTGGGCCGGATCAGGCATTTCGTTGGCAAAGAAGCCGCGTCCAAATTAAGAAATGTCGCTATCTCGAAGAAAGTGGCTGTGTGGGGATGTGTGTGAATCTGTGTAAATTGCCGACCCAAAAATTTTTTACAGAACAGTTTGGGATTCCCCTGACGATGAGCCCAGATTTTGAGGATTTAAGTTGTGCCATGGTCTTTGGTCAGATGCCCCTCCCTTTTAATGAGGAAGAAGCCGCCCAGCAGCCCTGTCTTCACAGCGATCCCAAGCAAGCTCCCTTACCCTGTCCAAAGTTATAG